ATCAGTGCCTGTCTGTCCCGCAATGCCATGACTACGCCGTTGTCCGGGCTTCAGCCCGAGGGAATCGACTGGCATTTGAGCTACGTCCATCCTTCGGAGATGTTCTGGCGGCAACTCAAGTTCGGCGACTTCGACGTTTCCGAGATGTCGCTGGCAACCCTCCTGATTGGTTGGGCACAGGGGAACCGTGACTGGGTGGCGCTGCCGGTGTTCACCACGAGGCGCTTCTTCCACACCAGCATCGTGGTGCGGCGCGGGGCGGGCATTGAGACCCCGGCGGATCTCCGCGGCAAACGTGTGGGCGTGCCCGAGTATCAGCAGACGTCCGCGCTGTGGTCGCGGTCCGTCCTGCAGCATGACTTCGGTGTGTTGCCCGGCGACATGAAATGGTTCATGGAGCGGCCTGCCGAGCTCAGCCATGGCGGTTCAACGGGGTTCACGCCTCCTCCCGGAGTCGACTTCAGCTACGTCCAGCCGGGGGAAACGCTGGCGGGCATGATGGGCCGCGGCGAGCTGGACGCGTCCTTTGTGCACCTGACGGAGAACAACCTGATCGACCGTTCCACGGGCGCCGCTGACCGTAGCGCCGACGTCGTACCGCTCTTCGCGGATGCCCGGGCTGAAGGTCAGCGCTACCTCGCAGCTCATGGCCTGCTGCCTATCAATCACTGCGTGGTGGTACGTAGAGAACTTGTTGAGCAGCACCCGTGGGTTGTACTCAATCTTTACTCGACGTTCGAACAAGCAAAGCGCGCCACCCTGGCGCGCGCCGTCGAACTGTTCGGCCTCTATGAGACGGCTGGAATCGTCGATGGAAAGGCCGTGGATCAGGCTGTTTACGGCGATCCCGTACCTTATGGCTTCCAGGGCGCAGCTGCCGCGCTCCAGGCCGCCTCGCGCTACTTGGTGGAGCAAGGGCTGCTGCCTGAAGAGGTGGACGTTCGCGAGGTCTTTGCCAAGCAAACCCTCCAGTTCTAGTGCCCTGCATCGGCGGAGCCTGAAATATCCGCGGAAACCCGCAAAAACCTGTTGCATTCTATAGAACGCTCCCATAGCATCATGAGTGACGCACTTCTCAGTTAGTAGTGATTGAAGTCACGGATTTGGGGCCTCGATGATGAGGCCGCCCGGCAAAGATAGGACCACGCCACATGAGCAAGGAACTGATTCAGCGGCTCGCGGTTTTGGATACACCGGCAGTAAGTGATGCCTTGGACAAACTGGGCATCGTCGGCCAGTGTGCGGGGATCATGCCGCTGGACCGGAGCTTCAACCTGGCGGGCAAGGCGTTCTGCATCAAGTACGTGCCGGCCAACGAACTGGGCGGCACGGTGGGGGACTTCGTGGACGATCTCGGTCCGGACGACGTAGCGGTGATCGACAACGCGGGACGCCTCGATGCAACGGTCTGGGGAGACCTGATGACCACGGTGGCCAAGAAGAACGGTGTGGCCGGAACAGTCATCGACGGCGTCTGCCGGGACCTGGATCGGGCGCTGGAGTTCGATCACCCGCTCTTTACCCGCGGCAATTGGATGCGGACCGGCAAGGACCGCGTCCAGCTTGAGGCCATCGGCGTCCCCGTGATCATCGGGGGTGTAACCGTCCGCCCCGGCGACTTGCTGCGCGGCGACATCAACGGCGTGGTGGTGGTTCCGGCTGCCCGAGCGGAGGAAGTCATCGAGGTAGCGGAGCGGATCCAGCTCACCGAGGACACCATCAGGGCGGAAATCCAGCAAGGCGCGGCTTTGCGCCAAGCCCGCGAGCGCGCCGGTTACCACCGGCTTCAGACCCCGGTTGCGTAAGGGAGTTCATCATGAGCATGCAGACACTGGAAAAGGACGCGGTCGCAGAGGCCCTGATGGAATTGCGGGTCCGCCACGTGAAGTGGGAAGCCGACGGTGTGCATTCCCTGACCTTCGTGCATCCGGAGGGCAAGGATCTCCCGGCATGGACGCCCGGCGCGCACCTGGAAATTGAGCTTCCCTCCGGGCTGGTCCGCCAGTACTCGCTGTGCGGAAACCCGAACGACAGCTGCCGGTACAAAGTAGCGGTGCTGCGGGACCCGGCAGGGCGCGGAGGTTCGGCGGAAATCCACGACACCGTACTCACGGGCCGCGTGTTGAAAGTGCGGGGACCGCGGAACCGCTTTGAGCTGGCCTACGCCTCGAACTATGTGTTCATCGCCGGCGGCATCGGCATCACCCCGATCCTTGCGATGGTGCAGGAACTGCGGGACAGGAAACCCTGGCATCTCTTCTACGGCGGCAGAACGCTGGATTCCATGGCGTTCCGGGAGGAGCTGGCCATGCTGGGGGAGAAGAACGTGACGCTGGTTCCGCAGGACACCGCGGGCATCCTTGACCTTGATGAGGCGTTCTCCCGGGTTGATGAATCCACTGCAATCTACTGCTGCGGGCCGGAAGGATTGCTCAGCGCAGTCCTGGCCAAGGCGGAAGCCCTCGGAGTCGCTGACCAAGTGCACTTTGAACGCTTTGGCGCCGCACCCAAGCCCCCGGCAACCGACGCTCCGGCGGAGAGCGCAGCCGGTGCCTTTGAAGTCACGCTGGAGCGCACGGGCACCACCATTGAGGTGCTGCCGGAAGAAAGCGTCCTCGAAGCCATTCGCAAGGTCCGCCCGGACATGCCCTCATCCTGCGAAGAAGGATTCTGCGGAACGTGTGAAACCCGGGTCCTGTTCGGCGAGATCGAACACCGCGACCAAATCCTTAGCAAGGCTGAACGTGAGGCGAACGAATCGATGTTCCCCTGCGTGTCCCGTGCCAAGGGCCCCAAAATCGTCCTCGACCTTTAGCCCCCTGCATTGCCAGGGAAGGAGTCCCCATGACAGTCATCGATATTCACGGCCATGTTTCGTCACCGGCCGAACTCTACGCCTACCGTTCCATCCTTCTTGCCGGCCGCGGGGCCCACGGGCGCTCCGGCGTGAAGCTTCCCAAGGACAAGGTCCAGGCCGCCGCCGAGCGCCATGTGGGCCTGCTCGACGCCGTCGGAACCGACATCCAGCTCATCTCTCCGCGTCCGTTCCAACTGATGCATTCGGAGGAGCCGGCGGACATCGTCAACTGGTGGACCCGCGCCACCAACAACGCAGTTGCTGACCAGGTTGCTGCTTTCCCCGAGCGGTTCCGGGGTGTTGCGGCGCTCCCTCAGGCTGTAGGCACTTCCCCCGAAGCATGGGTGGAGGAACTGGAACGCTGTGTCGAGGAACTTGGCTTTGTGGGCGTGCTCATCAATCCCGATCCCGCTGAGGGCCAGGAACTGCGTATTCCGCGGATCGGACATGAGTGGTGGTACCCGCTGTTCGAGAAGATGGTGGAGCTCAACGTCCCGGGCCTGGTCCACTCGGCCGGCTGCAAGAGCTGGCGTGAGTCCTACAGCGAGCACATGATTACCGAGTCCAGCCGCAGCGTCATTTCGCTTGCCGAATCCCGTGCCCTCCGCGACTTCCCGGACCTCAAGCTCATCATGAGCCACGGCGGCGGTTCCGTACCCTACCAGATTGGGCGCTGGCGTTCCGCGCGCTACCTCGAGAACACCGAGGTGGAGTCGTACGATTCCAAGGAAAAGAGCGACGTTGCCATCGAAAGCTTCGACGAATCGCTCTCCCGGCTGCACTTCGACTCTTTGGTGCATTCCGGGCCGTCCCTGGAGCTGCTCATCAAGCTCGTGGGCCCCGGCAAGGTGCTGTTCGGCACGGAGGTCCCCGGCAGCGGATCTCCGATCAACCCGGATACCGGCCGCAGCTACGACGATCTTCTTCCCCTGATCAACGGCTTTGACTGGCTGACCCCCGGCGACCGTTCCCTCATCCTGGAAGACAACGCGCGCTCGCTCTACAAGCGGCTCTAGCGGCCAGCGCCCCGGCGCCGTTCTTCCGCTGCGTGTTCCGCCAGGAACTTCAGTAATTCCACTTCTCTCGATTTCCTTCATTGCTGCATCCCCCAGGAGGCCTCTGTGCGCATCACCCCAGAACTCAACGAACGTCTCACCCGCGTAGGTCCGGGAACGCCGATGGGCGAACTCTTCCGCCGCTACTGGATCCCCGCTTGCCTGAGCGAGGAAATTCCCACACCCGATTCGCCCCAGGTACGGGTCCGTATCCTGGGCGAGGACCTGATTGCCTACCGTGACAGCTCCGGCGCCGTTGGCCTGGTTGACGCATTCTGCCCGCACCGCAAAGCTCCCATGTTCTTTGCCCGTAACGAGGAATGCGGCCTGCGCTGCGTTTACCACGGCTGGAAGTTTGACACCCTGGGCAACTGCGTGGACATGCCAACCGAACAGCCGGACAGCAAGTTCCGCTACCGCGTCAGCATGAAGGCGTACCCCACGTACGAGGCCGCAGGCATCGTGTGGACCTACATGGGTCCGCAGGAGCACACTCCGGAGGTGCCGGACCAGGAATGGATGCGGGCGCCGGAGACCCACCGCCGCGTTTCCAAGTCCGGTGAGCATTGCAATTTCCTGCAGGCAATCGAGGGCGGCATCGACACCGCACACTCTTCCTTCGCTCACAACAACGACCTTGAGAACCCGCGCCTGCTGCGCAACCTCGACCGTCACCCCAAGTTGGACGTGGACTTCACCGATTACGGTTTCCGCTACGCCTCCGAACGCAACGTGGGCGACGAGACCACGTACCTCCGCATCTACCAGTACCTCCTGCCGTCACAGCAATGCCGCGGCTTCCTGGTGGGCCTGGACGGCAAGACGCCGGAAATGCCCGGTTTCTACGGCCACATCTGGGTCCCCATCGATGACGAGAACGTCATGGTCTACAACACCTTGGCTTCCGCGAACCTGGATTACCCCATCACCGACGAATGGTGGGCAGCACACGAGTCCGAAATGGGCCGCGGCATCCCCGAGCGCATTCCCGGCACCTACTGGCTCAAGCGCAACCAGTCCAACGACTACTTCATTGACCGTGAAGTCCAGCGCACCAAGACCTTCACCGGCATCGAGGGCGTCAACACCCAGGACTACGCCATCCAGGAAGGCATGGGTCCCATCGTGGACCGCAGCACCGAGGCCCTGGGAAGCACGGACCGCGCTGTGTTGGCCTGCCGGCGGATGCTGCTCAAGCTGATGGACGACATGGAAGCGGGCAAGGCTCCCCTCGGTACCGAGCCGGAAACCTACCGCGACATCCGTGGCGCGGACGCCCTGGTGCCGCACGGCACCGACTGGCGTGAAGCAGCCGAAAAGATGACGCTCGCACAGTGGTGAGCGGCCGGAAATGACCGCCGGTGTCAACGCAAGCAACCGCACCAGTGCCAACGAAGCTTAAAGGAGTAGTACCCACAATGCAGGAACATCACGTCGTAGAGGTCCGGGCCACCGGATACACGCCTGAATCGGTGGCCACCAAAGTCCAGGAAGAGCTGGACAAGCACGACGCCGAAGGTTGGTCGCTGGAAAACATCCAGCCGATCATCTACAACTCCTCCACCACCGGCTACCTGCTCCTGGTCTTTGCCCGCGCCAAGAACCATGCGGCCTGAACCATCGGCCGCCGTCGTCACCGCCGGGCGGCCGGCCGCCGTCGGGCCTGACCGATCCTTGGTCCGTGCATCGGTGACCGTGGACGCCCAACGGAACGAACTCCGCAGCTTCCCGCTTCCGAAGGTTGATGCGGATGCTGCGCTGCTGCGGATCGAAGCGGCGGGCGTCTGCGGTTCGGATGTGGATTCCTACGGGCGGGACCTGCCGCCCAGGATCATGGGGCACGAGAACGTCGGTACGCTGTTTTCGGTCGGGGAGCTGGCAGCGGCACGCTGGGGCGTGGGCGACGGGGACCGGGTACTCCTGGAGGAGTATCTGCCGTGCGGCCACTGCGCCTTCTGCCGCAGCTCGGAGTTCAGGTCCTGCCTGGCCTCCGATACCTCGGCCAACCCGGACGCTTTGCGCTTCGGTTCCACCGGGATCGACGTCGGCCACGGACTGTGGGGCGGGTACGCGGAAGTGATGTACGTGCATCCCAATTCGGTGCCGCACGAAGTGCCCGACGGCGTGTCTCCCGTCCTCGCTACCCTGGGCCTGCCGCTGGGCAACGGCTATCAATGGGCATACCTCGACGGCGGCACCCGGCCGGGTGACTGCGTGGTCATCATGGGTCCCGGCCAGGCCGGCATCGGCAGTCTTTTGGCCGCCCGTGAGGCAGGCGCGGGGACCGTCGTCGTGATTGGCTTGGAACGCGACCAGCAGCGTCTGGAGGTCGCGCGGCTGTTCGGGGCGGATGCCACGCTGGTGGTTGACGGCCCCAACCCGGACGACGCCGTGGCGGCGGTCCTGGATCTGAGCAACGGCGTCGGCGCGAATTTGGTCATCGACGCCGCCGCCGGGACGGATGAAACGTTGGGATTGGCCATCGACATGGTTGCCAAGCGCGGCCGGATCATTATGGCCGCCGCATCCCGGACGCCCCTGCGCAACTTTCCCGTATGGAAACTCTCGCGCAAGCATCTGGACCTGCAAGCCGTCCGTGGCCACAGCTTCGAATCCGTCGAATGGGCACTGCGTCTCATTGCTTCAGGCAAGTATCCTCTTGAGAAGATGTCGAACTTCGTCGGGGGGCTGGACGACGTTGACGCCGCGCTCCGCGCAACCGGCGGATGGGACTCGAATCCGATTTTGCACGCAACCATCGTGCCGTAAGCATGCGCGGAAAACCGGACCGCAACCACCCAACAATGAGGAGTTCAACGGTGAACGACAACATGCAAGAGACCGGCTGGCGCCCACCGCGCTGGGACCGGGAAGCGGACCTCCTGGTGGTGGGCTACGGCGGTGCGGGGGCGACGTTCGCAGCCACCGCCGCCGGGCTGGGCGAAGATGTCCTGGTCTTGGAAAAGGCCGAACAGGGTGGCGGAAATTCCGTGTGCGTCGCGGGATCGCTGCTCACATACCCGGTGGATGACGTCAAAGCCAAGCAGTACTTGGACTGGATGTGTGCCGGCCAGACCGAAGGAGACGTTCTGGATGCGTTCATCCAGGGCATGAAGGACATTCCTGACTTTCAGGCTCAATTGGGCTTCGACATGAAAGAAGACCCACAGCCGTTCAGGGCGGACGGATTCTTCCCCGAGTACCCCGGTGCCCCGGGAGCCGAAGGCTTGCTGGGCCTGAGCGTCATCAAGGCTCCGGGAGGTGCCGCCCTCTACGAGTCCATTGCCGCGCTCGCGGAAGCGCGGGGT
The Paenarthrobacter ureafaciens genome window above contains:
- a CDS encoding Rieske 2Fe-2S domain-containing protein, with protein sequence MRITPELNERLTRVGPGTPMGELFRRYWIPACLSEEIPTPDSPQVRVRILGEDLIAYRDSSGAVGLVDAFCPHRKAPMFFARNEECGLRCVYHGWKFDTLGNCVDMPTEQPDSKFRYRVSMKAYPTYEAAGIVWTYMGPQEHTPEVPDQEWMRAPETHRRVSKSGEHCNFLQAIEGGIDTAHSSFAHNNDLENPRLLRNLDRHPKLDVDFTDYGFRYASERNVGDETTYLRIYQYLLPSQQCRGFLVGLDGKTPEMPGFYGHIWVPIDDENVMVYNTLASANLDYPITDEWWAAHESEMGRGIPERIPGTYWLKRNQSNDYFIDREVQRTKTFTGIEGVNTQDYAIQEGMGPIVDRSTEALGSTDRAVLACRRMLLKLMDDMEAGKAPLGTEPETYRDIRGADALVPHGTDWREAAEKMTLAQW
- a CDS encoding RraA family protein, which encodes MSKELIQRLAVLDTPAVSDALDKLGIVGQCAGIMPLDRSFNLAGKAFCIKYVPANELGGTVGDFVDDLGPDDVAVIDNAGRLDATVWGDLMTTVAKKNGVAGTVIDGVCRDLDRALEFDHPLFTRGNWMRTGKDRVQLEAIGVPVIIGGVTVRPGDLLRGDINGVVVVPAARAEEVIEVAERIQLTEDTIRAEIQQGAALRQARERAGYHRLQTPVA
- a CDS encoding amidohydrolase family protein; its protein translation is MTVIDIHGHVSSPAELYAYRSILLAGRGAHGRSGVKLPKDKVQAAAERHVGLLDAVGTDIQLISPRPFQLMHSEEPADIVNWWTRATNNAVADQVAAFPERFRGVAALPQAVGTSPEAWVEELERCVEELGFVGVLINPDPAEGQELRIPRIGHEWWYPLFEKMVELNVPGLVHSAGCKSWRESYSEHMITESSRSVISLAESRALRDFPDLKLIMSHGGGSVPYQIGRWRSARYLENTEVESYDSKEKSDVAIESFDESLSRLHFDSLVHSGPSLELLIKLVGPGKVLFGTEVPGSGSPINPDTGRSYDDLLPLINGFDWLTPGDRSLILEDNARSLYKRL
- a CDS encoding PDR/VanB family oxidoreductase, which translates into the protein MSMQTLEKDAVAEALMELRVRHVKWEADGVHSLTFVHPEGKDLPAWTPGAHLEIELPSGLVRQYSLCGNPNDSCRYKVAVLRDPAGRGGSAEIHDTVLTGRVLKVRGPRNRFELAYASNYVFIAGGIGITPILAMVQELRDRKPWHLFYGGRTLDSMAFREELAMLGEKNVTLVPQDTAGILDLDEAFSRVDESTAIYCCGPEGLLSAVLAKAEALGVADQVHFERFGAAPKPPATDAPAESAAGAFEVTLERTGTTIEVLPEESVLEAIRKVRPDMPSSCEEGFCGTCETRVLFGEIEHRDQILSKAEREANESMFPCVSRAKGPKIVLDL
- a CDS encoding zinc-dependent alcohol dehydrogenase — protein: MRPEPSAAVVTAGRPAAVGPDRSLVRASVTVDAQRNELRSFPLPKVDADAALLRIEAAGVCGSDVDSYGRDLPPRIMGHENVGTLFSVGELAAARWGVGDGDRVLLEEYLPCGHCAFCRSSEFRSCLASDTSANPDALRFGSTGIDVGHGLWGGYAEVMYVHPNSVPHEVPDGVSPVLATLGLPLGNGYQWAYLDGGTRPGDCVVIMGPGQAGIGSLLAAREAGAGTVVVIGLERDQQRLEVARLFGADATLVVDGPNPDDAVAAVLDLSNGVGANLVIDAAAGTDETLGLAIDMVAKRGRIIMAAASRTPLRNFPVWKLSRKHLDLQAVRGHSFESVEWALRLIASGKYPLEKMSNFVGGLDDVDAALRATGGWDSNPILHATIVP